The DNA sequence acatatttttggatttaaaCCTTGGGCTGCCCTCCTTGATGCTGTGCTGTCTTGAGTCAGTCTATAGAGTTGAGGATAGTCATAATAGACATTAAAAAATTGGGTAAATTACACTAACCCGTGAGGTGTAGTATAATTATACTCACTCCCCCTCTAGTTGCTCAATATGAAATAAGATAACATTTTGTTTCTAAATTGTTCAATAGCCTTTAAGATATCACAAAGGTGTCATTACCAAGCATGTGTTTTGAGAATAATGAATCTAATTGAACAAGAGTTGGCTCACTTGGCTATGGTCCATCCATGGCAAATACATGGCTTGGTATTGGAAGCTTCTTGCAGGATTGCCCTGAATTCGGACCGAGACCATGCATTCTTATGCTTTTTCAGtaataaaaataagtaataaataatTAAGCTTTAACCAAATGAGATTCTTAATTCTAATATTACGACTAGCTTTAGGGAGTTGTTATTCTATTATGTTTTTCTGCATACATTTTTCCTCTTTTCATGATATACTGGCATCAAGTCTTACCTTTGCATAGTTAAAAGTTGAAGAAAGATAAAAATGTATGTGAGAAATTTGAAACTGTTGTACCTATATAGTGATCTATTACCCTATGAAAAGATGTGTCTGTATTATTATTATGATGTTGTGTAGATTATTCCTCTTACCTTTCTTCAGAACATTGGTGAATGctgatcctttttattttgtgatGTAACATGTAAGAGACCTCGTTTTCTAActtgttttggattatgtttattccAATTATATGGTTGAGATGTATTCTCAATGCGTTCCATAAAAAATGCATCGTATGTGAGAAAATTTCATTCCGATGAAACTAATTGAATGCTTAACTTTGGtatagggaaaaaaaaaaaaagaaatattttcttACATCATGAAGTGATCATTTTTACACTACGTTTTCTTGgtaattttcattttcaattaattcaTGAATTATTTCTCATTAATTGTTTTTCTTACATCAAATTCATTCTTTGGTAATGTTTGGACATTTTATTAGATGAGTTTAGTGTATAAATTAAACTATGTATGAAGATTTTATATCTATGTTTACCATCTATCCTTATGCATAGAGAAAATCGAGAGTTTatgcaaaattaaaaaaagtaaattaaatatataaaatataaaattgtaaCGAGATTTAAATTGCaaagttgtttgatttaaagatttCAAGAGTTAAATCAAAATTTCAACTACCAAATTTACAACTATGTTTTTTTCAAGGAACTACTAAATACTCTTAAAAATAATGAACTACCTAAGTAAACCATATAAATCGACCATTTATCTCAAAAAAGTGGTGGTTAATGAGTCACAAGCTAGTTTTTCGGCTAAGGTTAATTTACTAAAGAACGTTGGTGAACGTATTTGAAGTCTGAATTATAGGCTTTATGGTTTTAATTATGTGATTGAACATCTGTAAGATATGCAAAACGAAGTAGACATCTTTTTCCTCTACAACACTAATTAGACGTATCCTTTTCAATTACCAATAGAAAAATTTCAAACAACTTAAAAGTGTTTTGCGTTATCGACAAAGAAACGTGCGTGCATTGATTAGGGGTAAATGGTTGTAACTTGTAACAATTATCTTTagcttatgtttttattttttatttttattttcagtattttttttttttgcttttaagATTTTACGAAGAAATTAGAGATTAcattaaataaattttgtatCATCATAATCTTATGTGGGTAGAACTCTAAACGTGTATATTGATTCAATGtatgatataaataaatatacagaatattctttcataataataatttaatttgggTTGAAAGATACCActcaataattcttttttttttttaaagctaaTCTAAACAATGAGAAAAGCAGTCATTTGCATTAGCCATTAGCAGCATCTCAATCCGTTAACTCCTGAGATTTTCATCTGTTTTCCTTTTCTCTTCACCTAATCATATGCACAAGTACACCCTTCTTTTTCTTAATCTGTCTCTAtgttaaataaaaaggttaaaacagaaaacaaatttCAATGGATTAGGCATTGCTAGTCCCTATTAATTCAAGAATTCTGCTAATTTGTGTTCTAAGAATATAGGTTAAGaacatcataaaaaaatattttataaaaattattataattttttttatatttttaatacattgaATGCCTCAAAAACTTCTAAAAATTTCTCTTATTGAATGTATAAAATGTGCCTTTAAGATATAACCGCACAAATTAACTAAATTCTTAATCCAATAATTAATCATAGTACTCTCTATAAGTGGAACAAATATGATACTCTATCTTTTCAATTTAACCCATTTTTCAACTACTAGTAACTATAACTAGTAATTCCTAAGATCAGTAAAGAACATATTCAATAGTGTGAGATCAACATTTCAACTTAATCTTTTTCTAGATCTTTACAGCATATCCATGTTAATTGACAACATTCTCATTATTTTATTGTGACTGAAAATTTAAGCAATGCCCCAATATAGTAAGTAGGTCAAACTTTACCACATTTAGATGTAATAAAATCTTTAGTCAACTTATGGTACCTCCAAAACAACTTGTGATTTTATGAACAAGTTTAGGTTTATAAAGAAATGAAAAATCACATGAAACAATCAATATTATTGGTAGCATGAATTGACACTATTTCTAACTCTTAGATAAATAGGGTACTAGCTTTACTATCTTCACTCAGTAAATTTAACCAATTAATCTCCTTAAATGTTTAATGAATTCTAGCAATGATTACATTCCCACcaaattttttgttgaaattaTATTTATTCTCTAATTATTAGAAGTAATTCTAttcaaataaactaaaataaattaaataaaaaaccctTTTTTTTGTGAGTTTTAATGTAATTGATTGCATACTTACCTCTAGTTAAATTAGCTCCGATCCGCGACAGATTAGTCCTTGTCCTAATGGAGAATACCGtaggcaacaaaaaaaaaaaaattagcacaaTGTTTTACCAGTTGAACTATGTAATGACTAATTGAATATCTTAACAATTTAACTAGAAACTCAattatttttcaactaatatcaattattttttaattaccctttaaatactttttttcttcttctccaaatACCATAATTTTATCCTATATTGTCGGCCACCCATCATCGCCAACCGATCATTACCATTTACCATCACTGGTCGACCATACTAACCCTGAATTCTAAAccataaatcttaaattttttataaaataataattaaaaaaataactgatattaattaattaaaaattgattCTGTATGTCCATTCATCCTCTAAATAACTATAACTATTTAAAACTATCAATCAAGGTTTCATCCTATTGCAAATGCTGCTTCAATTATCACTTGATTGTTACAAAGGGCTTGCCGACAACAGTGCAATGCTATGAACCATAGAAACAAAGTTCAAATAACATAGACAGAACTATATATTATACACTGAGGTCAGCTTGCTTGAGCTAGAATAATATCCTATCTGTGAGATTAAATTATTTGAATCTAACCCTTTTTGTTGTGGAACCAAATTTTGGTTTAATCTTGGCTTTTCAACTTGCAGAAAGGGATTTGCAGTTTTGCACCAATCGCTCATATTTGATTGTGTATGGTAAAGAGTAACATAGAGTAGGTACTTGGCACACCACTTTTCACTTTCAAatctattataattataatttaattttgatgtaaaatagttttacacgtgtatttaattatgtaacgtcgcataaataaaaataattatatttcacaTTAACTacataaataatcatctaaaaaaataaatgtgattatacaattaaataaaatactttaCACTGTTagagcttgtttgggtgagtttctaaaaaaagatcttttttcgagttatctttttttaaaagatcttatggaaaagtaaaagtaattttatgtttgagtatctcatgtaaaaagatctttttgtttatcaattatgttcgggtataacaatataaaagttttttttttgtttatttattatatgaaaaatattttttttaaggaaaaaagatcttttaaaaaaagatgtaaattacagcttctcaaaaaaatgtttttttttttttttctagtacttttacttttactactagaaatttatcaaacatactaaaaaataaaaaaaagatcttttttcattaaaaaatatcttttttatcaaaataatgacttCCAAACAAACActtagtatatcaaaattaaagtcTTTATCCTACAGCTTAAAATCAGGCAGCAAAgcaaaaagaacaaataaaatatCATTTCTTTTTAACAGTAAGATAAACAACAAAATAGTAAATAATACTACTAATCattttgttacaaaatctttGTCCAATAGTGTGAAACTGCGAATATAATTCATTGACAAAATCATTCACCTCACAGCTCTAAAAGAAGCTTTTTCGGAAAGTTCAAAAGTTGAATCCACACAagccatttttttcttctctctccattccatcttttttttttttttttttaatttataatttaattattctgttaattcttataattttattaaatttataattaaatttttatattttttttaattaaatttttatattattttttattttataattaaattatttatattaaaaatattaaaattaataaaatatttttttcataaaatatgtgataaaaaatttaattatgttcttaatttatatatctttaatttgtaaaaaaatattcgattaattttaatattttttatactaaaaaaatttaattataaaactaaaaataatatagagatttaattaaaaaaaatataaaagcttaattaaaattttgataaaattataaagataaataGAATAACTAAACCTAAAATAATCTATTATAGCATTGTATAACCTATTAAAGTAATAAACACTTCTTCTCATCTTAAATATAAAGTTAGAATTCATGTAAAATCTTAATTTTGATGATGtaaagttttataaaaaattaatttacataCCGTGACATGTTAGAACTACTAATTAAAATATGAGTATTatactaaaaacaaacaaaaacaaaataaaaattatgaatcttaTAACTAATTATCTCCTTCACATAACTACACATCAACAATTTTAATTTCATCTAAATCTAGTTCTTATTCCATTATTGATAGTCTACAATTAAATATCTTGTAAAATCTACTTTCAACTAATGATTTGCAAACAAACACTAATCGTTAGTGTTTTTTCATAGCTCTTTTGTTTTTACAATATAATCAATTCTATTATATCATATAATACCTTTAAATACCTTTTCTATTCTTAGATTTCCATAAATTCCATACTATAAAAAGAAATGTAgataattaaacatattttttctgTCGCTAAATAGATAATCCAACCCATATCTTAAGACATAATCTTGATTTTTTCGACCACTCCTATATTATACGGTAGAAACTCAGAtgcagtcgacttcatgtgaagttgatagctgatagtcgttagataatttgactgatttaactaaattttcatctaatgattctcaactatcaacttcacgcgAAGTTAACTACACCTAAATTTTCACCACATTCTACTCCAACTCTATTAAAATGATTATCGTATTTGCTATGAAAATGTGCATGAGATGAACAAGTAATTAAAATCAAACAATTTGCCTTGCATAATATGTCAAGAGCATTTCCATTCTCATTaatttctctctaggtttttatttttactaaaaaataattttattattatttgacttAAAATTTCCTCTTTTTTGgtttataaaaacaaaaactcaATTCATGAAGTTGGAGTCTATAAACCAAACTAATaacacaaacaaaaaaataaaacacatcAACAATATTCTATTTATATGTCATATTTTTTAAATCGTTCTTACAAATTCGacccataaataaaaaaaaaaatttattatctgTAATCCATCTCTTCTACCATTATcatcaaaaataaattacaaattacaaaaaattaCTAAATCATAACAATTGCATCTTATTATCTCTAACACCCAAAACacataaatattcaaaaattttattattaattttctttgACAAATACTTCACTTTCAACTATTATCAtatgattattttattagaaatatttCAAGTGCACTGAAAATACCagtattctaattattttaaccgttgatctaaattataaaaaatatatataatatatattaattaaaatcaacgattaAAATAAGCGGTGTACTTGAAATGTTTCCTATTTTATTTCCCACCTAAgaagtaagaaaaaaaaaaaagcttaggaagaagaagaaaaagggttTAAAATGACAAGCCAATGACACagaatgaaatgaaatgaaatgaatgaGAGATCCAAAGTTTTTACAAGTCAACTGAGTCCCACTCTCTCAGCATCTCTGACAGAACCTTCAATAatctcaaaaaaattaaaaaaataaaaccacaCCACCAATGACCCCAGAACAAGAACAACACAAAGAAATGCTCTTTGCAAATTGACCATTTTGCCCTTCCTTCCTCCTCGCTCCAATTACACTCCACTCTCTCACCATTCAGCAATGGACGCAGCTGCTACCATTACAGCCACCACCTCGAGCTCAGGCTCAGAGCACCATGCCCGGGTCCATGAAGATCCGAATCCAACCGGGTCGGGTTTGAATGCTGAAGCTTCTGTTGGTGGGGCAAGGTACAAGCTGATGTCGCCGGCGAAGCTTCCGATCTCTCGGTCGGCGTGCATAACCATACCTCCGGGGTTGAGTCCGACGTCGTTTTTGGAGTCTCCTGTGCTCCTTTCAAACATGAAGGCGTGAACTTTCTCTCTCTgcctttcttgtttcttttctttttcctctcgTTTTGGTTCTTCTTCTACTTTGGCTTCAGATTAAAGTGTTTCTAGTTAGTTAGAGTGAAACTGTATGttcaaaatgaaatttttttcaatGGGTATTTGTGAATTCACTGGCAAAACATGTTTCTTAGTGACAGTAGCTTGCAAATTGAAGAACTTTGGTTTGCTAGAGTAAGAGGATATGCTCAAAATAGAACATTTTTACAATGGTATTCTAAAAAAGGAAAATGGGTGagtaaattcaataaaaaaatgcggtttttttttgtttaattgtaGTTGCTAAATTGATGTGTTCAAAATTAGTGAATTTTTCATTAGATACtttggttttgtttttttttttttttgttgttgtgtaAGTTGAAGGTGGTGCTTTTCACTTGACCCAGTGTGATTGGCACATCAAAAATTTGTTCTGTATGATTTTTTGTTTTCAGTTTCTCAGCAACCATAAAGAGCTTATCTGGGGTGgtctcaaaaatcaaaatgcttgTAATTATTGGAAgggattttttcttttcttttctttttctgaaTGACTTTAACATGACGTGATCTGAATGCTACTGAGCTGAGCTGAAGCTGATGCTGTTTttggtttttctatttttttaccccacaaaaaaattaaaactggAAACTTTTTTATGTGCTTGTGTTCAATCTCGTGGCAAAATTGTttcctctgatatgctttctttCCATGTTTGAATagtttgatcttttaatttttgtaGAATTTTTGGTATAAGGGCCACGTTAGGTTCAGATGCTTTTGCTCTTTGCAGGTTTGGCACTTGTGTATGTAATTTGATTGCTTTATGCTCAATGCAGTATTCTGTTGGAATATGACTTTAGTTGAGGATTGTTAGAGAGAGACCTTCtcccattttttattttattttttctttttaaaattctaatctCAGTGTTGTTTCTTCACATAATGAATCTTCCTTTTTGTTGGTGCTTgccctttttgtttgtttttttatttaacggTATACCGGAGTGCGCTTAAAaagcccttttttttttaatgaaaattattattttttctgttttttgcttCCTTCTTTGTCAATTAAATAAGTGGAACAAACGAATAAATTCATGGCCAAGTATTAGTGGATCCATATTATTTTTTGTGTGCTATGAGAATAGCATAACGAATGTCAGAAAGATTGTGGATCCCAGATATTTCTGAAAGGACTTTgatattttttggttttctagaagTTAATACTCTGAATGGTCCTAAATTTTTTAGACTTTAGAATGATGTATGCAATATTCAAGTGGGAATGGCTTTTCCAAGTTGCAATTTTAATTGTTTATATAACTTCTGTTTGTGACTATAATGTAGTACTATGCTACCTTTAGTCATTGAGACTCTAAATATGCAACACTTAGTGTTATGATAAGGCAGAAAAATAGATGATTTTACTTATGAACTGATTTCATAGGTTGATTGATTGCAACCTGGGACATAGCGATCGCAGGTATTCGGAGAACTTGCCATTATTTTATCGTTTTTCGACACTCTTTTCGTGTTCTTACTCTTGAGAAACTTAGATTGGTGATTGTATAGTTTCGTCACTTTCGTGTATTCAGATTATAGTTTATTTATATGCTATTTTCTTTGGTTCGTTTGCAGGTGGAGCCTTCACCAACTACAGGTTCCCTTCCAAGGATTCATCAAACAGCACATGGTTCTATGGTTTCTGCTGCATCAACTGCATTTCCTATAACTTCTGTATGCTTCCATAATAATACCGTTGATGACAGAAAATTGAGCTTCTTTGAGTATAAACCGCCTGGTAGATCGAATATGGTAATAATATTAATTCATGTTAGTGACACTTTGTTGCATATAACTTCAAAGCAGATGGACACATGGAATGGACTTTGGTCTTCTTTCTCCTTGATTCGAACTTCCGGATTAAATTAACATCTAAGGATGACTAGTTAGATACATTGTTGATATCACTTTGTACACATGACTAAATCAATCCCTTTTTCGCTAGATTAAGTGTTAGGTAGACACAAATTTGATTGTTATGCTTGATGTTCTGATTAATGTTATCTTGAAGGTTACTTGCTGCTTAGTACTTATCGGATGCTATTTGCTTATATGTTAAGGTTCCTTCAGACTTCAACAACCATGAAAGTGAACAATCTTCTCGAATTGAAGGTCCAGGAAAAGCTCAACCATTTGCATCTTCACCATTAGCCGAAAGTGAGCCAGCGGACCCTTCTAATGAGTTAAGCCTGTCATCGCCTGTTCAAAAGATCAGTTCGGTTGAAGTTGATTTGGATGAGTTTAACCACAAAGGAAACACATCCACTGGGCTTCAGGCATCACATGTTGAAGTTAGAGGCAGTGGAGCTCCGATCGCACCCGAGAAGGCATCTGATGATGGATACAATTGGCGAAAATATGGACAGAAACTTGTCAAAGGGAGTGAATTTCCCCGCAGCTATTACAAATGCACACATCCTAACTGTGAAGTGAAGAAACTTTTTGAACGCTCTCATGATGGTCAAATCACTGAGATAATATACAAAGGAACACATGATCATCCTAAACCTCAACCAAGCCGCCGATACTCTGCTGGTACCGGTATGTCTGTGCAAGAAGAGAGATCTGATAAGGCTTCTTTGGCCGGCCAAGATGGTAATACCAGCCAGATATTTATCAATGATTTGTATTTTATTGTTACTTATTGCCAAGAAGTATAACCtcactttctttctcttctaattcttgaaTTCTAGACAGAGCATCCGGTATGTATGGTCGGGGATGTCAAGCAGCTGATCCCAACAGTACTCCAGAGCTATCTCCTCGGGCAACAAACGATGACAGTCCAGAGGGTGCTGGCTTTGTGTCAAATAGGACTAATGATgaggttgatga is a window from the Arachis hypogaea cultivar Tifrunner chromosome 17, arahy.Tifrunner.gnm2.J5K5, whole genome shotgun sequence genome containing:
- the LOC112765014 gene encoding probable WRKY transcription factor 20 isoform X1 — its product is MDAAATITATTSSSGSEHHARVHEDPNPTGSGLNAEASVGGARYKLMSPAKLPISRSACITIPPGLSPTSFLESPVLLSNMKVEPSPTTGSLPRIHQTAHGSMVSAASTAFPITSVCFHNNTVDDRKLSFFEYKPPGRSNMVPSDFNNHESEQSSRIEGPGKAQPFASSPLAESEPADPSNELSLSSPVQKISSVEVDLDEFNHKGNTSTGLQASHVEVRGSGAPIAPEKASDDGYNWRKYGQKLVKGSEFPRSYYKCTHPNCEVKKLFERSHDGQITEIIYKGTHDHPKPQPSRRYSAGTGMSVQEERSDKASLAGQDDRASGMYGRGCQAADPNSTPELSPRATNDDSPEGAGFVSNRTNDEVDDDDPFLKRRRMELGNADITPVVKPIREPRVVVQTLSEVDILDDGYRWRKYGQKVVRGNPNPRSYYKCTNAGCPVRKHVERASHDPKAVITTYEGKHNHDVPAARSSSHDMAGPAAAAAAAAAAMIGHTRIKLEESDTISLDLGMGISSATENRSKGISEYGESQSQIHTNNNNFKFVHTSTPAPAAYFGVLNHSSISYGSRENRNDAPSLNHSSYPCSQNMGRILTGP
- the LOC112765014 gene encoding probable WRKY transcription factor 20 isoform X2, yielding MVSAASTAFPITSVCFHNNTVDDRKLSFFEYKPPGRSNMVPSDFNNHESEQSSRIEGPGKAQPFASSPLAESEPADPSNELSLSSPVQKISSVEVDLDEFNHKGNTSTGLQASHVEVRGSGAPIAPEKASDDGYNWRKYGQKLVKGSEFPRSYYKCTHPNCEVKKLFERSHDGQITEIIYKGTHDHPKPQPSRRYSAGTGMSVQEERSDKASLAGQDDRASGMYGRGCQAADPNSTPELSPRATNDDSPEGAGFVSNRTNDEVDDDDPFLKRRRMELGNADITPVVKPIREPRVVVQTLSEVDILDDGYRWRKYGQKVVRGNPNPRSYYKCTNAGCPVRKHVERASHDPKAVITTYEGKHNHDVPAARSSSHDMAGPAAAAAAAAAAMIGHTRIKLEESDTISLDLGMGISSATENRSKGISEYGESQSQIHTNNNNFKFVHTSTPAPAAYFGVLNHSSISYGSRENRNDAPSLNHSSYPCSQNMGRILTGP